The following proteins are co-located in the Triticum aestivum cultivar Chinese Spring chromosome 1A, IWGSC CS RefSeq v2.1, whole genome shotgun sequence genome:
- the LOC123140878 gene encoding uncharacterized protein KIAA1522-like, with amino-acid sequence MEESGRPWLPARPQPPDPAAAKPQSGSPPLHQPGAGSGEIRTGVLGGGSLRGGDLLLHKRPPPAPCSTLSLISPDDGAPRPQPVRQAAVPTLPGHARIQPGLTTSRHPCLWPSPPGSAQPPVPVAHLSAARGRGGDQASSISPLRPTAIAM; translated from the exons ATGGAGGAATCCGGCCGCCCATGGCTGCCAGCGCGGCCTCAGCCACCAGATCCGGCCGCCGCCAAGCCTCAGAGTGGAAGCCCCCCACTCCATCAGCCCGGTgctggatccggcgagatccgcacGGGGGTGCTGGGAGGTGGGTCTCTACGGGGCGGCGACCTTCTTCTCCACAAACGGCCACCACCAGCGCCATGCTCCACCCTCTCCCTCATCTCTCCTGACGACGGCGCCCCTCGCCCACAACCGGTGCGTCAAGCGGCGGTGCCAACTCTGCCAGGCCACGCGAGGATTCAGCCCGGCCTGACCACATCTCGTCATCCTTGTCTCTGGCCATCACCGCCCGGATCCGCCCAACCACCGGTTCCCGTCGCGCACCTGTCCGCCGCCAGGGGCCGAGGAGGAGACCAGGCGTCCTCCATCTCACCTCTCCG TCCGACGGCCATCGCCATGTAG